The following are encoded in a window of Rubellicoccus peritrichatus genomic DNA:
- a CDS encoding ABC transporter ATP-binding protein encodes MAHIELSDVNVGFGPDTNRTEVLSNVSLKVEENEFIAVIGFSGSGKSTLVSVLSGLLRPDTGAALLRNKEITKPGPHLGIVFQNYSLLPWLTVYGNIELAVKQAFPKYTSKERSEHIAHYIEMVKLTPARDKRPSELSGGMRQRVSLARTLSMQPDVLIMDEPLSALDALTRADLQDEIIRIWNEDKRTVIMITNDVDEAVLMADKIVPLTTGPNATLADPFIVDLERPRDRTSLNTNPHFKKLRNEIIHYMTHINAEAKKLRVNASIEMPDIQPIDFSAA; translated from the coding sequence ATGGCCCACATAGAATTAAGTGACGTCAATGTAGGATTCGGACCAGATACAAATCGCACCGAAGTTCTCAGTAACGTCTCACTCAAAGTTGAAGAAAACGAATTCATTGCTGTTATCGGTTTCTCTGGAAGCGGTAAGAGCACATTGGTTTCTGTCCTGTCCGGCCTCCTTCGGCCGGATACGGGAGCCGCGCTTCTTAGAAACAAAGAGATCACAAAACCCGGCCCTCATCTGGGAATTGTTTTTCAAAATTATTCCCTTCTCCCCTGGTTAACGGTTTACGGTAATATCGAACTGGCGGTCAAGCAGGCCTTCCCCAAATACACTAGCAAAGAACGTAGTGAGCACATTGCGCATTACATCGAAATGGTGAAGTTGACACCGGCAAGGGATAAGCGCCCAAGTGAACTCTCAGGTGGCATGAGGCAACGTGTGTCTTTGGCTCGCACTTTATCGATGCAGCCGGATGTCCTTATCATGGATGAACCACTTAGCGCATTGGATGCGTTAACCCGTGCCGACTTGCAGGACGAAATCATCCGTATTTGGAATGAAGATAAGCGAACTGTCATCATGATTACAAATGATGTCGATGAAGCTGTCCTTATGGCGGACAAGATCGTACCCCTAACAACCGGGCCCAATGCAACACTCGCCGATCCATTTATCGTCGATCTCGAACGCCCACGAGATCGCACATCCCTGAACACCAATCCTCATTTTAAGAAACTGAGAAATGAGATCATTCACTACATGACTCATATTAACGCTGAAGCCAAGAAGCTTCGCGTCAATGCGTCTATTGAAATGCCCGACATCCAACCGATTGATTTCAGTGCGGCTTAA
- a CDS encoding ABC transporter permease: MKFKILKAIDIAGLQIFDPIVRLIYGEAPKEQIHKIGLFIGIPIITFAIFLMVWAYVAPRHTTKAGEVPTPGVVTDAAGGIWTFHVRENQKAQDFLLTGEDREKALAAVDARIAELTPLSEAAEAKVKAAEAETKGKISEQAGPLEDQYKALKTELRTASKEREAKLIAEAETLPVGDATARNAFLEEVAAHEAQDEADKQTLRTFKEQIDAVYAEKTPGLEAARTTYNGIQGELQYLSKRKDYLTADNQALKVKGEQEEMSELEAAFLTASGGKATLKAAERIIKKQDSIERIASSEYSRPWTFPRQIIRSVTCVFLGFAIGTAIAIPLGIICGLSRVLMAALTPLIALFKPVSPIVWLPIVFIIVGGFISDPDTAPVHPAFLSSAITVALCSLWPTLVNTALGVASVEKDHVNVARVLRLGFFSRLFKIILPSSLPLIFAGLRISLGVGWMVLIAAELLSSSEGIGKFVWDMFNNGSSQTFAQMFVVVFVVGIVGLLLDRIMIVFQRLVSFDGAPTAI, translated from the coding sequence ATGAAGTTCAAAATATTAAAAGCAATCGACATTGCGGGTCTTCAAATATTCGACCCGATCGTCCGCCTTATCTACGGCGAGGCTCCCAAAGAGCAGATCCACAAGATCGGCCTCTTCATTGGCATCCCAATCATTACTTTCGCTATCTTTTTGATGGTCTGGGCTTATGTCGCCCCACGTCACACAACAAAGGCGGGAGAAGTTCCAACACCTGGCGTCGTTACCGATGCCGCTGGGGGTATCTGGACATTTCATGTTCGTGAAAACCAGAAAGCACAGGATTTCCTGCTGACGGGTGAAGATCGCGAAAAGGCACTCGCAGCAGTTGATGCACGCATTGCCGAACTGACTCCTTTGTCTGAAGCTGCTGAAGCAAAGGTCAAAGCTGCTGAAGCTGAAACGAAAGGAAAAATCAGTGAACAGGCAGGTCCACTTGAGGATCAATACAAAGCTTTAAAAACAGAACTGCGCACCGCTTCAAAAGAACGCGAAGCCAAGCTCATAGCCGAAGCAGAAACATTGCCCGTCGGTGATGCAACAGCACGCAACGCATTTCTCGAAGAAGTTGCTGCGCACGAAGCCCAGGACGAGGCAGACAAACAAACACTTCGAACCTTCAAAGAGCAGATCGATGCGGTTTATGCTGAAAAAACACCCGGCTTGGAAGCAGCAAGAACAACATACAATGGTATCCAGGGAGAGTTGCAGTATCTCAGTAAGCGAAAGGATTATCTTACTGCCGACAATCAGGCCTTGAAGGTAAAAGGTGAGCAGGAAGAGATGAGCGAACTTGAGGCTGCTTTTCTGACGGCATCTGGAGGAAAAGCCACTCTCAAGGCGGCTGAAAGGATTATAAAGAAACAGGACTCCATAGAGCGTATTGCATCCAGTGAGTATTCACGTCCGTGGACTTTTCCAAGGCAGATCATCCGTAGTGTGACCTGTGTTTTTCTTGGCTTTGCAATCGGAACAGCAATTGCAATTCCACTTGGAATCATCTGCGGCCTAAGCCGTGTTCTCATGGCAGCACTGACACCTTTGATCGCTCTTTTCAAACCTGTCTCACCGATTGTGTGGCTGCCGATCGTTTTCATTATTGTTGGTGGGTTTATCAGTGACCCGGACACTGCTCCGGTTCACCCAGCTTTCTTGTCATCAGCAATTACGGTGGCACTCTGCTCACTCTGGCCAACACTGGTAAACACCGCACTGGGGGTTGCCTCTGTTGAGAAAGACCACGTGAATGTGGCTCGCGTCTTACGTCTCGGCTTCTTCAGTCGCCTATTTAAAATCATCCTCCCCTCCTCGCTTCCATTGATTTTTGCTGGCTTGCGGATTTCACTTGGTGTCGGCTGGATGGTCCTGATTGCTGCAGAATTGCTCTCATCCAGCGAAGGCATCGGGAAGTTTGTTTGGGACATGTTTAATAATGGCTCCTCCCAGACCTTTGCCCAGATGTTCGTCGTAGTGTTTGTCGTCGGTATCGTCGGGCTCTTGCTTGACCGTATCATGATTGTCTTCCAACGACTCGTCAGCTTCGACGGTGCACCAACAGCAATTTAA
- a CDS encoding CmpA/NrtA family ABC transporter substrate-binding protein produces the protein MKIVRKLTIAASFGAALISTSRADLDLEKDELKFGFIKLTDCAPIVIAKEKGFFEDEGLQVEVIAQPNWKTLLDNVISGNLDGAHMLSGQPIAATIGIGTQAHVITAFTMDLNGNGITVSNAIWEQMQENDPELDKPKPKHPISAASLKPIVDEKLDEGEKLQMGMVFPVSTHNYELRYWLAASDIHPGMYTENDTGGRTDAQVELSVTPPPMMPTVLEAGNIQGYCVGEPWNQQAVAKGIGVPVTTNYDIWKNNPEKVFGVTQEWSDNNPNTHVAVVKALILAGKWLDEKDADGNFVNREEAVRILSQPNYVGADYDVIKNSMTGTFTFQKSDQREMKEFNVFFDDYCTYPWYSDGIWFLTQMRRWGQITEAKPASWYFETVEKVYKPDIYLQAATLLLEEDKIANSDVPWNTNGYKPATTEFIDGIEYDGRDPIGYLNSHSIGNKDPKGLAQN, from the coding sequence ATGAAAATAGTCAGAAAACTTACAATCGCTGCCTCATTCGGCGCTGCTTTGATCAGTACGTCTCGAGCTGATCTCGATCTTGAAAAAGACGAGTTGAAGTTCGGTTTTATTAAACTAACCGATTGCGCACCAATCGTTATCGCTAAAGAAAAAGGATTCTTCGAAGACGAAGGCCTACAGGTGGAAGTCATTGCCCAGCCAAACTGGAAAACACTTCTCGATAATGTCATTAGTGGGAACCTTGACGGTGCGCACATGCTATCCGGTCAGCCCATCGCTGCTACAATTGGGATAGGAACTCAGGCCCATGTTATTACCGCATTCACCATGGATCTGAATGGAAACGGAATCACCGTTTCCAATGCAATCTGGGAACAGATGCAGGAAAACGATCCTGAACTCGACAAACCAAAACCCAAGCACCCAATTTCAGCTGCTTCACTAAAACCTATCGTAGATGAAAAACTTGACGAAGGTGAAAAGCTTCAAATGGGTATGGTTTTCCCGGTGTCCACGCACAATTACGAGCTGCGTTACTGGTTGGCTGCTTCCGACATCCACCCTGGCATGTATACGGAAAATGATACCGGTGGCCGAACCGACGCACAAGTCGAGCTTTCCGTAACACCTCCACCGATGATGCCAACGGTTCTTGAAGCTGGAAACATTCAAGGATACTGCGTGGGAGAGCCCTGGAATCAGCAGGCTGTTGCCAAGGGAATTGGCGTTCCTGTCACCACTAATTATGATATCTGGAAGAACAATCCGGAAAAAGTTTTTGGTGTCACCCAGGAATGGTCAGACAACAATCCCAACACACATGTTGCCGTTGTTAAAGCACTGATCCTCGCAGGCAAGTGGCTTGATGAAAAAGATGCAGACGGTAACTTCGTCAATCGTGAAGAAGCTGTCCGTATTCTCTCACAACCAAATTATGTTGGAGCTGACTACGACGTGATTAAGAACTCCATGACTGGCACCTTCACCTTCCAGAAGAGCGATCAGCGCGAGATGAAGGAGTTTAATGTTTTCTTTGATGATTACTGCACTTACCCATGGTACAGCGATGGAATCTGGTTCCTCACACAAATGCGCCGCTGGGGACAAATAACCGAAGCAAAACCAGCAAGCTGGTACTTCGAAACAGTCGAAAAAGTTTACAAGCCTGACATCTATCTACAGGCCGCAACCCTCCTCCTTGAGGAAGACAAGATCGCCAATTCAGATGTTCCCTGGAACACAAATGGTTACAAACCTGCAACCACCGAATTCATCGACGGAATTGAGTATGACGGTCGTGATCCTATCGGATATCTAAACTCTCATTCAATTGGTAACAAGGACCCTAAGGGACTTGCCCAAAACTGA
- a CDS encoding CmpA/NrtA family ABC transporter substrate-binding protein — MSKRHSNLENGSNLAEKTLRIGMVRLTDAAPFIIAGEMGLFKEQGLEVRLSWELGWASIRHKIAYGELDAAHAIAPMALSISTGVDVAATPCRAIMVLNRLGDAITLSHELYERGVRSGDDFRQEIKSTRGKKRYTLGIVSHDSTHNILLRQWLKSLDLDPDNDVRLVIIPPGQALRNLRAKTLDGYCVGEPWNSLAVREGIGWCPVLSHDIEQDHVEKILLARENDYIEKQDQFDSLAKALRISCEYCADPENASVVAKKMRRTSYLGAASHGMEKCLLGEFDRGIGNGFKNEEVIRFCSGEDTEFSISDKAWLINGAHDAGWLKTTKSEGHGLADRIFSGNALTALDVS, encoded by the coding sequence TTGAGCAAAAGACATTCCAACTTGGAGAACGGATCAAATTTAGCTGAGAAAACGCTACGTATTGGCATGGTGCGACTGACCGATGCAGCACCTTTTATAATCGCCGGCGAAATGGGCCTTTTCAAGGAGCAGGGACTCGAAGTCCGCCTTTCCTGGGAACTGGGCTGGGCATCTATTCGACATAAAATAGCCTATGGTGAGTTGGATGCAGCACACGCGATTGCTCCCATGGCCTTATCAATATCGACTGGGGTTGATGTAGCGGCCACCCCATGCCGTGCAATTATGGTTTTGAATCGTCTCGGTGATGCCATCACACTTTCGCACGAACTTTACGAACGCGGTGTGCGTTCTGGAGATGATTTTCGCCAGGAAATAAAATCCACGCGGGGAAAGAAGCGCTATACGCTCGGAATTGTCTCACATGATTCGACACACAATATACTGCTGCGCCAATGGTTAAAATCGCTTGATCTGGATCCCGACAATGATGTTCGTCTGGTCATTATACCTCCCGGGCAAGCCTTAAGAAATCTACGCGCCAAAACGCTGGATGGTTATTGCGTTGGCGAACCCTGGAACAGTCTGGCTGTTCGCGAGGGCATAGGCTGGTGTCCAGTCCTAAGTCATGATATCGAGCAAGACCACGTTGAAAAAATACTACTGGCCCGAGAAAACGACTACATAGAAAAACAGGACCAGTTTGACTCCCTCGCAAAGGCGCTGAGGATTTCCTGCGAATATTGCGCTGATCCGGAAAATGCCAGTGTGGTTGCCAAAAAAATGCGACGCACCAGCTATTTGGGAGCGGCTTCGCACGGAATGGAGAAATGCCTGCTGGGTGAGTTTGATCGCGGCATTGGTAATGGATTTAAAAATGAAGAAGTGATTCGCTTCTGTAGTGGCGAAGATACGGAGTTCAGCATCTCGGATAAAGCATGGCTGATTAACGGTGCTCATGATGCCGGATGGCTAAAAACGACCAAATCTGAAGGCCACGGATTAGCAGATCGTATCTTCTCAGGGAACGCATTGACAGCACTTGACGTCAGTTAA
- a CDS encoding LysR family transcriptional regulator: MHLDPLDSRQLLTVVTLARTRSFTEAAKELGLTQSAVSHSLKALERQLDQVLIERSGRQMRLTPAGDYLVRESTELLRKMQGIRNRLENLEDWGQGRLRIGATPSCCNWILPPVLRELKQSFPGCSIVVKPDRGYANLERLRHDEVDIVLAVSMTDGAQGLEKVDWFSDELQVILPPFHPLAKKEKLTADDIDGETIHLFGNDSQSDSVIREFLGSNGVRTQEFIEVGNIEAVKEMVKIGQGIAFLPEWVVQNEIRRGSLVASPLGFDPLPRDWSIYWTGRRLNLLEETFFGLCMEAKDALLGRRTFDFA; this comes from the coding sequence ATGCATCTAGATCCACTCGATAGTCGACAGCTCTTGACGGTGGTTACGCTGGCTCGTACGCGCAGCTTCACTGAGGCAGCCAAAGAGCTTGGATTGACGCAATCAGCTGTCAGTCATTCGCTTAAAGCTTTGGAGCGGCAATTGGATCAGGTTTTGATTGAGCGAAGTGGACGGCAGATGCGCCTGACACCCGCTGGCGATTATTTGGTTCGAGAGTCAACGGAGCTGCTCCGCAAAATGCAGGGAATACGCAACCGCCTCGAGAATCTTGAAGATTGGGGGCAGGGGAGGCTACGCATTGGGGCAACACCTTCGTGTTGCAACTGGATCCTGCCACCAGTTCTTCGTGAGTTGAAACAAAGCTTTCCGGGTTGCTCCATTGTCGTGAAACCCGATCGCGGCTACGCAAATTTGGAACGTCTTCGTCATGATGAAGTGGATATTGTCCTGGCAGTCAGTATGACTGACGGAGCTCAAGGTTTGGAGAAAGTGGATTGGTTTTCAGACGAGTTGCAGGTTATTTTGCCACCATTCCATCCTTTGGCGAAGAAAGAAAAACTTACTGCAGACGATATTGATGGTGAAACAATCCACCTGTTTGGCAATGACAGCCAAAGTGATTCAGTCATTCGAGAATTCCTCGGTTCAAATGGCGTGCGTACTCAGGAATTTATTGAAGTCGGCAACATTGAGGCAGTCAAAGAGATGGTCAAAATTGGCCAAGGCATCGCTTTTCTACCCGAATGGGTCGTTCAGAATGAGATACGCCGAGGTTCATTAGTCGCCAGTCCACTAGGATTCGACCCTTTACCTCGCGACTGGAGTATCTACTGGACCGGCCGGCGTCTCAACCTCCTTGAAGAAACATTTTTCGGTCTCTGCATGGAAGCCAAGGACGCTCTGCTGGGTAGACGAACTTTTGACTTTGCGTAA
- a CDS encoding alpha-L-fucosidase, with the protein MNNLKSTILLGIAATLFTQPLVSSLHGEEAEPVYQANWQSLMNHQTPEWLADEKFGIFIHWMPNSVPAFHDEWYARWMYREGHPVFSHHRETWGDQKEFGYKDFIPMFKAEKWDPEEWAKFFKSVGARFVVPNAEHHDHFALWDSDLTKWDSVEMGPKRDIVGELGEAVRKEGMYYGVSNHRARGWNFYTYKPEFDTMNPDYADFYWPQLGKKPDQEWLEDWQARLHELVDKYHPDLMWFDYGWVAPEFESYKKDYVAYYYNQAVDRGQPVAIIYKGDHLPPGVGVLDVERGKLDRLWPELWMTDTTVFENTWGYVEGAPMKEINTLLHDLIDIVSKNGVLLLNVGPKADGTIPQDQRDVLIGIGDWLAVNGDSIYGTRPFDVFKEGDDIRFTRKGNAIYAIFLEKPEGEVVIESLVKNKLGGLSVTDVQLLADDLELAWSEEKDGLKIDFPKNLPGTRAWAVKVSLEGIGFSAPDVTIVHGSAGGEVDAYGKVYNFTDKDQSINASFFANKQRMGPVGQVDLTPGEWGDIRYNHRDQNHYGATDMLLTNMTDGVYTFAFGKKRPESPTVTIALPSIPMKGEWLFIEADEASFSEAEFDDSGWKKTLVPREWPIGRHEKGIEKVGWFRKDVMIPESWKGNDLFMDLGVIKDSDTVYFNGHKIGEKAYEKVEFHFAYEIRKFEIPAKYVNFGGENTIAVRVQSQSGKGGLVGPPGYITVAK; encoded by the coding sequence ATGAATAACCTCAAAAGCACCATACTACTTGGAATCGCCGCTACCCTCTTCACGCAGCCTTTGGTTTCATCACTTCATGGTGAGGAAGCTGAGCCGGTTTATCAGGCCAATTGGCAATCTCTCATGAATCATCAGACGCCCGAATGGCTTGCTGATGAAAAGTTCGGGATTTTTATTCACTGGATGCCCAACAGTGTCCCTGCATTCCATGACGAGTGGTATGCACGTTGGATGTATAGAGAAGGCCATCCCGTTTTCAGCCATCACCGCGAAACCTGGGGTGATCAAAAAGAGTTTGGCTACAAGGACTTCATTCCAATGTTCAAGGCGGAAAAATGGGATCCAGAGGAATGGGCAAAGTTCTTTAAAAGCGTGGGAGCACGTTTTGTCGTCCCCAATGCGGAGCACCATGATCATTTTGCACTTTGGGACAGTGATTTGACAAAATGGGACTCAGTCGAAATGGGACCCAAACGGGATATCGTAGGCGAACTTGGAGAAGCTGTTCGCAAAGAGGGAATGTATTATGGTGTCTCCAATCACAGAGCACGCGGTTGGAACTTCTACACCTACAAGCCTGAGTTTGATACAATGAATCCTGATTATGCTGATTTCTACTGGCCGCAACTCGGCAAAAAGCCTGATCAGGAATGGTTGGAAGATTGGCAGGCTCGCCTGCATGAGCTTGTCGACAAGTATCACCCGGACCTGATGTGGTTTGATTACGGATGGGTTGCTCCTGAATTTGAATCCTATAAAAAGGATTATGTCGCCTACTACTATAATCAGGCAGTCGACAGGGGACAACCGGTCGCTATTATTTATAAAGGGGACCATCTGCCACCGGGGGTTGGTGTTCTTGATGTGGAACGCGGAAAACTTGATCGTTTGTGGCCAGAGCTCTGGATGACTGATACCACTGTTTTTGAAAATACCTGGGGTTACGTTGAAGGTGCTCCGATGAAGGAGATCAACACCCTACTCCATGATCTTATTGATATCGTTAGTAAGAACGGTGTTCTACTTCTCAATGTTGGGCCAAAGGCTGACGGAACGATCCCTCAAGATCAACGCGATGTTTTGATCGGTATTGGCGACTGGTTGGCTGTCAATGGTGACTCAATTTATGGAACACGCCCTTTCGATGTTTTCAAGGAAGGTGATGACATTCGCTTCACTCGCAAAGGCAATGCCATCTATGCAATCTTCCTGGAAAAACCGGAGGGTGAAGTAGTCATTGAAAGTTTGGTAAAAAACAAGCTCGGTGGACTCTCCGTAACGGATGTTCAGTTATTAGCTGACGATCTTGAACTGGCATGGAGTGAAGAAAAGGATGGATTGAAAATAGATTTCCCCAAAAACCTTCCGGGAACCCGAGCATGGGCTGTCAAGGTGTCTCTTGAAGGTATTGGATTTAGTGCTCCGGATGTAACGATTGTCCACGGTTCAGCAGGGGGAGAGGTTGATGCCTATGGTAAAGTTTACAACTTTACAGATAAGGACCAATCAATTAACGCCAGTTTCTTTGCTAACAAGCAACGTATGGGACCGGTTGGCCAAGTAGATCTCACGCCTGGTGAATGGGGAGATATTCGCTACAACCATCGCGATCAAAATCACTATGGCGCAACCGACATGCTACTTACGAACATGACAGATGGCGTCTACACATTTGCATTTGGTAAGAAACGCCCGGAATCTCCGACTGTTACCATCGCACTTCCATCGATCCCAATGAAAGGAGAATGGCTCTTTATCGAAGCCGATGAGGCATCGTTCTCTGAGGCGGAGTTTGATGATTCCGGATGGAAAAAAACCCTTGTCCCACGTGAATGGCCCATAGGCCGACATGAAAAAGGTATCGAGAAAGTGGGATGGTTTAGAAAAGATGTTATGATTCCGGAAAGCTGGAAAGGGAATGACCTTTTTATGGACCTTGGAGTCATTAAGGACTCAGACACGGTTTACTTTAACGGACACAAAATCGGAGAGAAGGCATACGAAAAGGTTGAGTTTCATTTTGCATATGAAATACGCAAATTTGAAATTCCTGCCAAATACGTCAATTTCGGTGGAGAAAACACAATAGCCGTTCGCGTCCAAAGCCAAAGCGGCAAAGGTGGTCTTGTCGGTCCTCCAGGATATATTACTGTCGCGAAGTAA